A genomic window from Macaca thibetana thibetana isolate TM-01 chromosome 16, ASM2454274v1, whole genome shotgun sequence includes:
- the SMIM6 gene encoding small integral membrane protein 6 has translation MGLQSVIRSSTSKRLILMDQLVFKETMWNDVFWQNPWDQGGLAVIILFITAILLLILFAIVFGLLTSTENTQREEGEEE, from the exons ATGGGCTTGCAGTCTGTGATAAGGAGCTCCACTTCTAAAAGACTG ATTCTCATGGACCAACTGGTATTCAAAGAGACAATGTGGAATGATGTGTTCTGGCAGAACCCCTGGGACCAGGGGGGCCTGGCAGTGATTATCTTATTCATCACCGCTATCCTGCTTCTCATCTTATTTGCCATCGTGTTTGGTTTACTCACTTCCACAGAAAACACTCAGCGTGAAGAGGGTGAAGAGGAGTGA
- the SMIM5 gene encoding small integral membrane protein 5 translates to MAATDFVQEMRAVGERLLLKLQRLPQAEPVEIVAFSVIVLFTATVLLLLLIACSCCCTHCCCPEQRGRKVQVQPTPP, encoded by the exons ATGGCCGCCACCGACTTCGTGCAGGAGATGCGTGCTGTGGGTGAGAGGCTGCTGCTCAAGCTGCAGAGACTGCCCCAGGCTGAGCCCGTGGAGATCGTGGCCTTCTCAGTCATCGTCCTTTTCACAG CCACTGTTTTGCTGTTGCTGCTGATagcctgcagctgctgctgcacTCACTGCTGCTGCCCTGAGCAGAGAGGCAGGAAGGTCCAAGTGCAGCCGACACCACCATGA